One genomic window of Elaeis guineensis isolate ETL-2024a chromosome 2, EG11, whole genome shotgun sequence includes the following:
- the LOC105046327 gene encoding ABC transporter G family member 10-like has translation MELPVTSPRHGGRRPGYRIETKSLSYNLPARPVNAHQQCYGMAGSSTSRVILKNVSCEAPPGELVAIVGPSGAGKTTLLSILAGMIHPSRVSGEILVNGRQMDVSRFRRVSGYVTQDDALFPLLTVEECLTYSARLRLQSTSRESAARVRELVREVGVAHVARSRTGGISGGERRRVSIGVDLVHNPAVLLLDEPTSGLDSVSALHVITLLKSMAALQGKTIVLTIHQPGFRILELFDQVVLISDGTVRHQGTIRLLESRLKEAGHCIPPHVNVLEFAMDAIATLAALESTPPAEEVIGIPKSGAKEDRIFYANSRCGEVIILTERFFKNVARTRQLFAARMIQSVVAGFGLGTIFMNVANLQARVGFFAFSLTFLLSSTTEGLPIFLRERRTLQRETSRGAYRVSSYVIANALVFMPFLLAAALLYSAPVYWLVGLRKEMDGFLYFSLVVWLVMLMANSFVACFSALVPNFIMGNSIIAGLMGSFFLFSGYFIAKQNIPRYWIFMHYLSLFKYPFEAFVASEYGGPRGRQECLDREEDGCVLDGGMFLRQQGIEESQRWSNLGVMLSFICGYRILCFVFLWFRCYRMRR, from the coding sequence ATGGAGTTGCCGGTGACGTCGCCGAGACATGGAGGCCGGCGACCCGGATACCGGATCGAGACCAAGTCGCTGTCCTACAATTTGCCGGCACGCCCAGTGAATGCCCACCAGCAATGCTACGGCATGGCCGGCAGCAGCACTTCCAGAGTCATTCTAAAGAATGTGAGCTGCGAGGCCCCGCCTGGCGAGCTCGTCGCCATCGTCGGCCCCAGCGGCGCCGGGAAGACCACACTGCTATCCATCCTGGCCGGTATGATCCACCCGAGCAGAGTCTCCGGTGAGATCCTCGTCAACGGTCGCCAGATGGACGTCTCCCGCTTCCGGAGAGTCTCCGGGTACGTCACCCAGGACGACGCGCTCTTCCCGCTGCTGACCGTCGAGGAGTGTCTCACCTACAGCGCCCGGCTGAGGCTCCAATCCACCAGCCGCGAGTCCGCCGCCCGAGTGAGGGAGCTCGTCAGAGAGGTGGGAGTGGCCCATGTAGCCCGATCGAGGACAGGTGGCATATCGGGCGGCGAGAGGCGACGGGTGTCCATCGGCGTCGACTTGGTGCACAACCCGGCCGTGCTCCTGCTCGACGAGCCGACGTCGGGGCTGGATTCCGTCTCAGCTCTCCACGTCATCACCTTGCTCAAGTCCATGGCCGCGCTCCAGGGCAAGACGATCGTCCTCACCATACATCAGCCGGGGTTTCGGATCCTCGAGCTCTTCGACCAGGTCGTGCTCATCTCCGACGGGACCGTCCGGCACCAGGGGACGATCCGCCTTCTGGAGAGCCGGCTAAAGGAGGCTGGCCACTGCATTCCACCCCACGTCAACGTGCTGGAGTTTGCCATGGATGCCATTGCCACTCTGGCGGCTTTAGAATCGACACCTCCAGCAGAAGAGGTGATCGGAATTCCCAAGTCTGGTGCCAAAGAAGACCGCATCTTCTACGCCAATTCGCGGTGCGGGGAGGTGATCATCCTCACCGAGAGGTTCTTTAAGAATGTCGCGAGAACCAGGCAGCTCTTCGCAGCTAGAATGATCCAATCGGTGGTGGCTGGCTTCGGGCTTGGAACGATATTTATGAACGTAGCTAACCTGCAAGCCAGGGTCGGGTTCTTCGCCTTCAGCCTCACCTTCCTTCTGTCCTCGACGACAGAAGGCCTGCCCATCTTCTTGCGGGAAAGGAGGACCCTTCAAAGAGAGACCTCGAGAGGGGCCTACAGGGTTTCTTCCTATGTGATAGCCAATGCCCTCGTCTTCATGCCTTTTCTTCTGGCAGCTGCTCTTCTCTACTCCGCTCCAGTGTATTGGCTGGTGGGACTCAGGAAGGAAATGGATGGGTTTCTCTACTTTTCTCTGGTGGTCTGGCTGGTGATGCTGATGGCCAACTCATTCGTCGCATGCTTCAGTGCGCTTGTGCCCAATTTCATAATGGGGAACTCGATAATTGCCGGGCTTATGGGCTCGTTCTTCCTTTTCTCAGGCTATTTCATAGCGAAGCAGAACATACCCAGGTATTGGATCTTCATGCACTACCTGAGCTTGTTTAAGTATCCATTTGAGGCTTTTGTCGCGAGCGAGTATGGTGGCCCGAGGGGAAGGCAGGAATGCTTGGATAGAGAGGAAGACGGATGTGTCCTTGATGGAGGAATGTTCTTGAGGCAGCAGGGGATCGAGGAGTCTCAGAGGTGGAGCAATCTGGGTGTGATGCTGAGTTTCATATGTGGATATAGGATCCTCTGTTTTGTGTTCCTCTGGTTTAGATGTTACAGAATGAGAAGATAG
- the LOC105046338 gene encoding uncharacterized protein isoform X1: MKLDHRYHHHHVPCLHCHPYSYIRMVQHLIERCLLLHMTQDDCIKALAERAGILPIVTLTVWKELLKENRGFFQAYFQYATPRPFTYKSRQSVSKFDRRKNWRGARQD, encoded by the exons ATGAAACTTGACCACCGCTATCATCACCACCACGTCCCTTGTTTGCATTGCCACCCATATAGCTATATTAGAATG gtccaGCACTTGATTGAGAGGTGCCTACTCCTCCACATGACTCAAGATGATTGCATCAAGGCTCTAGCAGAGCGTGCAGGCATCCTGCCCATTGTCACCCTtacag TGTGGAAAGAACTGCTGAAAGAGAACAGAGGTTTCTTCCAAGCTTACTTCCAGTACGCCACCCCAAGGCCTTTCACTT ATAAATCTCGGCAGAGCGTGTCAAAATTTGACAGGAGGAAAAATTGGAGGGGGGCAAGGCAAGACTGA
- the LOC105046338 gene encoding uncharacterized protein isoform X2, whose amino-acid sequence MKLDHRYHHHHVPCLHCHPYSYIRMVQHLIERCLLLHMTQDDCIKALAERAGILPIVTLTVWKELLKENRGFFQAYFQYATPRPFTYFEDKTINMGLHSFQINLGRACQNLTGGKIGGGQGKTDPMLASLGVKTMFGSSDPFYPTCARMYTSLYVDCVGSHALKTCKFPK is encoded by the exons ATGAAACTTGACCACCGCTATCATCACCACCACGTCCCTTGTTTGCATTGCCACCCATATAGCTATATTAGAATG gtccaGCACTTGATTGAGAGGTGCCTACTCCTCCACATGACTCAAGATGATTGCATCAAGGCTCTAGCAGAGCGTGCAGGCATCCTGCCCATTGTCACCCTtacag TGTGGAAAGAACTGCTGAAAGAGAACAGAGGTTTCTTCCAAGCTTACTTCCAGTACGCCACCCCAAGGCCTTTCACTT ATTTTGAAGACAAAACTATTAATATGGGGCTTCATTCTTTTCAGATAAATCTCGGCAGAGCGTGTCAAAATTTGACAGGAGGAAAAATTGGAGGGGGGCAAGGCAAGACTGATCCAATGCTTGCTTCTCTAGGAGTCAAGACAATGTTTGGAAGCAGTGATCCATTTTATCCTACGTGTGCTCGCATGTATACAAGTTTATATGTGGATTGTGTTGGAAGTCATGCTCTAAAAACATGTAAGTTTCCTAAATAA
- the LOC105046349 gene encoding uncharacterized protein — protein sequence MIDGEGMQKDRWREDPFDEFFPGRGNDSDDEDDARSNYSSCEGSDLERYCSANSALGSASLCSSVGNYSDILDSFKNLNSFGEDLFSDGCASARDKLHGSRWNGDPATSDGGGDDCSSNKKAFSHHLFLSDGMSSSKMLVSSEGMHLDYNGTSASGNGSNPLPAAAQDLPISGGLCLAQESLVVEGNDRNSGQLASDNSVRREMVVQADEDALSICEHSEDEDSMLDSGTDDEGRGRILPHDKHSLCHAEKTKDNNENPLVMNSSVAFGSNDWDEFMQETGVGGLTSLSFCGDQLTWQHLEPSETEGNISLLAKNHVIDSLCDGMEQEEGVSDLPAASFRVQVANNSNMNERTYSVGNPSSDCEVSNSEKLLSEEYPTEGAINLIYGGGKGETNSVHSKVVAVVDSDGTPEERLFGESDPLCDDTVMQFSATLGGEFQDKESRTQEGDKAFSFLPMVVNGQDSGVLETLNGKLKSIDMVEEDLILDEVKNLDTDDSYDEMVLEMEQILLDSGNSHLSRNTLPNRGHITQQSHHLRDGSSTASTSGTDDTYPNIQYPSKIDWVEVVGAKQKKGDVSFGERLVGVKEYTVYILRVWCGQDRWEVERRYRDFYALYRQLRILFIESGLALPSPWSCVERESRKIFGNASPNVVSERSMLIQDCLRSILNPRYPFGPTSPLVCFLSPGKAVHSPSLLKALVPRSLQKLREDWNLEVSNCGETSLEDVSPLGKTISLVVEIKPRKSTRQLLESQHYTCAGCHIQLDTGKTLLGELVQTLGLKKPRFCEYTGQLFCASCHTNDTAVLPARVLNLWDFSLYPVSQLAKAYLESIYDQPMLCVSAVNPFLFSKVPALLHVMNIRKKIAAMLPYVRCPFRKSFQRGLGCRRHLLESNDFFALRDLVDLSKGAFAALPVMVETISNRILEHITQQCLMCYDAGVPCAARQACDDPSSLIFPFQEAEAERCGSCGSLFHKPCFQKLMGCPCGKTTTTNGKELPAELVTHGAGKELEGVINGYFQPSSSNSMSGFFSDILSKARPDKIWKPRNSSPVILMGSLPSTSL from the exons ATGATCGATGGAGAGGGGATGCAGAAGGATCGATGGAGAGAGGATCCGTTCGATGAATTCTTTCCCGGGAGGGGAAATGATTCTGATGACGAGGACGATGCCCGGTCCAATTACTCCTCCTGCGAGGGATCCGATCTCGAGAGGTACTGCAGCGCGAACTCGGCTTTGGGAagtgccagcctctgcagttcgGTCGGGAATTACAGTGATATATTAGATTCATTCAAGAACCTTAATAGCTTTGGAGAAGATCTCTTCTCCGATGGCTGCGCCAGCGCAAGAGACAAACTTCATGGGAGTCGTTGGAACGGGGATCCAGCCACCTCTGATGGTGGTGGAGACGATTGCTCGTCGAATAAAAAGGCTTTTTCTCATCATTTGTTTTTATCAGACGGGATGAGTTCATCCAAAATGTTGGTGTCTTCAGAGGGCATGCATCTGGATTATAATGGAACTTCAGCCAGTGGGAATGGATCCAATCCATTGCCGGCTGCTGCACAAGACTTGCCAATCTCTGGTGGGCTTTGCTTAGCGCAAGAATCTCTCGTTGTGGAGGGCAATGATAGAAATTCTGGTCAATTAGCTTCTGATAATTCTGTTCGAAGAGAGATGGTGGTGCAAGCTGATGAGGATGCCTTGTCAATATGTGAGCATTCGGAGGATGAGGATTCGATGCTTGACTCTGGCACGGATGATGAGGGTAGGGGTAGGATTCTTCCTCATGATAAGCACAGTTTGTGTCATGCTGAAAAAACCAAGGATAATAATGAAAACCCACTTGTCATGAACTCGTCGGTGGCATTTGGTTCCAATGATTGGGATGAATTTATGCAAGAAACTGGGGTTGGTGGTTTAACATCTCTGTCTTTCTGTGGTGATCAACTTACTTGGCAGCATCTGGAGCCTTCAGAAACTGAAGGAAACATTTCATTATTGGCTAAGAATCATGTCATTGATTCCTTGTGCGATGGCATGGAGCAAGAAGAGGGTGTGAGTGATTTACCAGCAGCCAGCTTTCGAGTTCAGGTTGCCAATAATTCTAACATGAATGAAAGGACTTATTCAGTAGGTAACCCTTCAAGTGATTGTGAAGTTTCAAATTCAGAGAAGCTTCTTTCAGAAGAATACCCTACAGAAGGTGCAATCAATCTTATTTATGGTGGTGGTAAAGGAGAAACCAATTCTGTACATAGTAAGGTAGTCGCTGTTGTTGATTCTGATGGGACTCCTGAAGAACGattatttggtgaatcagatcctCTCTGTGATGATACGGTCATGCAGTTTTCTGCTACTTTGGGTGGAGAATTTCAAGACAAAGAGAGCAGGACCCAAGAAGGAGATAAAGCATTTTCTTTCCTGCCAATGGTCGTCAATGGTCAGGATTCTGGCGTCCTTGAAACTTTAAATGGAAAATTAAAGTCCATTGACATGGTTGAAGAGGATCTTATACTGGATGAG GTCAAGAACCTGGACACAGATGATTCATATGATGAAATGGTTCTTGAGATGGAGCAGATTCTTCTAGATTCAGGGAACTCTCATCTAAGCAGGAACACTTTGCCTAATCGTGGGCACATAACGCAGCAGTCTCATCACCTCAGAGATGGTAGCTCAACTGCTTCTACTTCTGGCACAGATgatacatatccgaatatccaGTACCCTTCCAAGATTGACTGGGTGGAAGTTGTGGGGGCAAAACAAAAGAAGGGAGATGTTTCTTTTGGGGAGAGATTGGTTGGGGTGAAGGAATATACTGTATATATATTGAGAGTGTGGTGTGGTCAAGATCGATGGGAGGTTGAGCGCCGGTACCGTGATTTCTATGCTCTTTATCGGCAGCTGAGGATTCTTTTTATTGAAAGTGGTTTAGCTCTTCCTTCTCCATGGTCTTGTGTTGAGCGGGAGTCCAGAAAAATCTTTGGGAATGCATCTCCAAATGTTGTCAGTGAGAGAAGTATGCTTATTCAAGATTGTTTGCGCTCCATTCTTAACCCAAGATACCCTTTTGGACCTACTAGCCCTCTTGTTTGCTTTCTCTCACCAGGTAAAGCTGTTCATAGTCCTAGCTTGTTAAAAGCTCTTGTTCCTCGATCTCTGCAGAAGCTTAGGGAGGATTGGAatttagaagtttcaaattgtGGGGAGACAAGTCTAGAAGATGTTTCACCATTAGGGAAGACTATATCACTTGTGGTTGAGATAAAACCTCGGAAATCTACAAGACAGTTGCTGGAATCACAACATTATACATGTGCAGGATGTCACATACAGTTGGACACTGGAAAAACCTTGTTAGGAGAACTTGTGCAGACACTAGGATTGAAAAAACCTCGGTTTTGTGAGTACACAGGTCAGTTGTTTTGTGCTTCATGCCATACAAATGATACTGCAGTTCTGCCAGCAAGAGTCTTGAATCTCTGGGATTTTTCCTTATATCCTGTTTCTCAGTTGGCTAAAGCATATTTGGAATCTATCTATGATCAG CCCATGCTCTGTGTGAGTGCAGtcaatccttttcttttttccaagGTGCCGGCTTTGCTTCATGTTATGAATATCAGAAAGAAAATAGCAGCTATGCTTCCATATGTTCGTTGCCCATTTCGGAAGTCCTTTCAAAGAGGCCTTGGATGTCGTCGGCATCTTCTAGAAAGCAATGACTTCTTTGCACTTCGAGACCTTGTTGATCTCTCAAAAGGGGCATTTGCAG CACTTCCCGTCATGGTTGAAACCATTTCCAATAGAATCCTCGAGCACATTACGCAGCAGTGCCTTATGTGTTATGATGCTGGTGTTCCCTGTGCTGCCCGACAAGCCTGTGATGACCCCTCATCCCTCATTTTTCCCTTTCAG GAAGCTGAAGCTGAAAGATGTGGTTCATGTGGGTCCCTTTTTCACAAACCTTGCTTTCAAAAGCTCATGGGCTGCCCATGTGGCAAGACGACCACTACAAATGGGAAAGAGCTTCCTGCAGAACTTGTCACACATGGAGCTGGCAAAGAGCTCGAGGGAGTTATAAATGGATATTTCCAGCCTTCTAGTTCCAATTCAATGTCAGGTTTTTTCTCTGATATTCTTTCCAAGGCAAGGCCAGACAAAATATGGAAGCCCAGGAATAGCAGCCCGGTAATTCTCATGGGTTCCTTACCAAGCACTTCTCTGTAA
- the LOC105046355 gene encoding phosphoenolpyruvate/phosphate translocator 1, chloroplastic, whose protein sequence is MQSAALGLLSPSTPLLKTRSPLSPNSGSFFGLPSYQPSPIPNGLSRPLSSSSSRLGTAGWASGPALTPVRKGAEVLVARASSSVPESAGEGSAAAKPSSGGLVGTLQLGALFGLWYLFNIYFNIYNKQVLKVFTFPITITTCQFAIGTVLVLFMWLTNLYKRPKISASQLVAILPLAMVHTLGNLFTNMSLGKVAVSFTHTIKAMEPFFSVLLSSLFLGELPTVWVLLSLVPIVGGVALASMTEASFNWAGFWSAMASNLTFQSRNVLSKKLMVKKEESLDNINLFSIITIMSFCLLAPVTLFVEGVKFTPSYVQSAGLNLKQIYLRSLIAGLCFHAYQQVSYMILARVSPVTHSVGNCVKRVVVIVTSVLFFRTPVSFINSLGTGVALAGVFLYSRVKRIKPKTA, encoded by the exons ATGCAGAGCGCTGCATTGGGTCTGTTGTCGCCCTCAACCCCTCTCCTCAAGACCCGAAGCCCTCTGAGCCCGAATTCTGGATCCTTCTTCGGGCTTCCCTCCTACCAACCCTCGCCGATCCCCAATGGCCTCTCTCGCCctctttcctcctcctcctctcgccTCGGCACCGCCGGCTGGGCTTCTGGCCCTGCTCTCACGCCGGTTCGGAAGGGGGCGGAGGTTCTTGTGGCCAGGGCGAGCTCCTCCGTCCCGGAGAGCGCCGGCGAGGGCAGCGCCGCCGCCAAGCCGAGCAGCGGCGGACTGGTTGGAACCCTGCAGCTGGGAGCGCTCTTCGGTCTCTGGTATCTCTTCAATATCTATTTCAACATCTATAACAAGCAG GTTCTGAAGGTTTTTACATTCCCAATAACCATCACGACATGTCAATTTGCCATTGGGACTGTCCTTGTTTTATTTATGTGGTTGACTAATCTCTACAAGAGACCAAAGATTTCTGCTTCACAG CTTGTAGCTATTCTACCACTGGCTATGGTCCACACTTTAGGCAACCTCTTCACTAATATGAGTCTGGGAAAGGTTGCTGTATCATTTACACATACGATCAAAGCTATGGAGCCCTTTTTCTCAGTCCTTCTTTCCTCCTTGTTCCTGGGAGAG TTGCCAACTGTTTGGGTTCTTTTGTCTCTTGTGCCAATTGTTGGTGGTGTAGCATTGGCATCTATGACTGAAGCTTCTTTTAACTG GGCTGGATTTTGGAGTGCAATGGCTTCCAACCTGACCTTCCAATCTCGCAATGTTCTTAGCAAAAAGCTCATGGTTAAGAAAGAG GAATCTCTGGACAACATAAATCTCTTCTCGATAATAACAATTATGTCATTTTGCCTGTTAGCCCCTGTAACTCTGTTTGTTGAAGGTGTCAAGTTCACTCCCTCATATGTGCAGTCTGCT GGTTTGAATCTTAAACAGATATATTTGAGATCCCTTATTGCTGGGCTATGTTTTCATGCATACCAACAG GTTTCATATATGATACTAGCAAGGGTGTCACCTGTAACTCATTCTGTGGGCAACTGTGTGAAGAGGGTGGTGGTCATTGTGACCTCAGTTCTTTTCTTCAGGACTCCTGTTTCATTTATCAACTCGCTTG GAACTGGTGTGGCGCTCGCTGGTGTTTTCCTGTATTCCAGGGTGAAGAGAATCAAGCCAAAGACCGCATGA
- the LOC140855357 gene encoding uncharacterized protein — translation MATVDIFMRDRDATIALLKHHLTKASNRMKQLADKRRIERQFQVGDLVFLKLKPYVQHSMVHSHHKLHQKYYGPFKVLERIGAVAYRLQLPLHAKIHDVFHVSLLKAACSNIVASSELLNFSIAAYPYPQAVLDRPIVKNKNKIATQWLILWQNTSPADAI, via the coding sequence ATGGCAACTGTGGATATTTTTATGAGGGACAGAGATGCAACAATTGCTTTACTTAAGCATCATCTGACTAAGGCCTCTAACAGAATGAAGCAATTGGCTGACAAAAGGCGTATTGAGAGACAATTCCAAGTTGGGGACTTAGTTTTCCTTAAGCTCAAACCATACGTTCAGCACTCAATGGTTCACTCTCATCATAAGCTTCATCAAAAGTATTATGGTCCCTTTAAAGTCCTTGAACGCATTGGAGCTGTTGCTTATAGATTGCAGCTTCCCTTACATGCTAagatccatgatgtgtttcatgtttCATTACTTAAGGCTGCTTGTTCCAACATCGTAGCTTCATCTGAGCTTCTTAATTTTTCAATTGCAGCCTACCCTTATCCTCAGGCTGTTTTGGACAGACCTatagtcaaaaataaaaataagattgcTACTCAGTGGCTAATTCTTTGGCAGAATACTTCTCCAGCTGATGCCATCTGA
- the LOC140855358 gene encoding uncharacterized protein yields the protein MARRLHCPTTIVTGIWVEVANGQELKCDSMCKNFQWGMQQQAFQAEQQQWNALRSLLKQYEDVFQEPKGLPPQRIHDHRIPIKPGSQPVNARPYRYASMQKTVIEDMVRDMLMSRVIQNSFGPYASLVVLVKKKDNTWGMCIDYRSLNNIIVKDKFFIPLIEKLLEELGAGVQTDPKKVIAVQSWSIPQNWIMEAQHAFGVLKQALVNAPVLSLSKFSKIFIVKTDASGEGIGAVLMQEGHPIAYISKALSAKNMGLSAYEEMLAILFAVKQIAARFYLSSSLYLAARSVTTIWEASSRWRPFWSYCYWQMKNKYENVASPGSLQPLPHPQGIFTDITMDFIDGLPKSQGRTVIMVVVDRLTKYAHFIGLTHPYTAKSMAQLFLDHVFKFHGLPNTIVSDKDAIFTNQFW from the exons ATGGCAAGAAGGCTCCATTGTCCTACTACTATAGTTACTGGTATATGGGTTGAGGTAGCTAATGGCCAAGAACTCAAGTGTGATTCTATGTGCAAAAATTTTCAATGGGGTATGCAACAACAGGCTTTCCAGGCTGAACAACAACAGTGGAATGCATTGAGAAGTTTGTTGAAGCAATATGAAGATGTTTTCCAAGAGCCAAAAGGGTTGCCCCCACAAAGGATCCATGATCATAGGATTCCAATTAAACCTGGCTCACAACCAGTCAATGCTAGGCCTTATAGATATGCTTCCATGCAAAAGACTGTCATTGAAGACATGGTGAGGGATATGTTGATGTCAAGGGTCATTCAAAATAGCTTCGGTCCATATGCAAGTCTTGTGGTCTTAGTTAAGAAGAAAGATAACACATGGGGGATGTGTATTGATTACAGAAGTCTTAACAATATCATTGTGAAGGATAAATTTTTCATTCCATTGATTGAAAAATTGTTGGAGGAATTGGGAG CTGGTGTGCAAACTGATCCCAAAAAAGTTATAGCAGTGCAGTCATGGTCAATTCCTCAAAAT TGGATTATGGAAGCTCAACATGCCTTTGGAGTGCTTAAGCAAGCTTTGGTGAATGCTCCAGTTCTCTCtctatcaaaattttcaaaaatttttattgtgaAAACTGATGCTTCTGGGGAAGGAATAGGTGCTGTGTTGATGCAGGAAGGCCATCCTATTGCCTATATTAGTAAAGCATTGTCAGCAAAAAATATGGGTCTTTCAGCATATGAGGAGATGTTGGCTATACTTTTTGCAGTCAAACA AATTGCAGCAAGATTCTACCTGTCATCCTCATTATACTTGGCAGCAAGATCAGTTACGACGATTTGGGAAGCTAGTAGTCG TTGGAGGCCATTCTGGAGTTACTGTTACTGGCAGATG AAAAATAAGTATGAAAATGTGGCATCCCCTGGTTCTTTGCAGCCACTTCCTCATCCACAAGGAATATTCACTGACATTACCATGGATTTTATTGATGGACTACCTAAATCTCAGGGTAGGACAGTTATTATGGTTGTTGTGGATCGTTTGACTAAGTATGCCCATTTCATAGGCCTCACTCATCCTTACACTGCTAAATCTATGGCTCAACTCTTTTTGGATCATGTCTTCAAATTCCATGGTCTTCCTAATACAATTGTTAGTGATAAAGATGCCATTTTCACCAACCAATTTTGGTAA